A genomic window from Xyrauchen texanus isolate HMW12.3.18 chromosome 15, RBS_HiC_50CHRs, whole genome shotgun sequence includes:
- the LOC127655615 gene encoding protein shisa-7-like has product MMPTLKARVCIIILFLLIAVPFNASSASIPGPSRNTQNGPITITITPTPSPRSRGRGFLFPLSKNGGNMQEKSMNHWPKQPAGAAELPPRPLPQIMLPKNITADALKPPLRAAQVVPPPRKLVEVDVCRGYYDVMGQYDLTFNCSKDDFIYCCGTCHYRFCCPDRTRRLDQNICQNYHSPVWANTAPPATRPPAPAHPDLSRIEQSNNTVYVIGGVISFTVAVAVAIKVAFHKASRQPRNRELNMPRALVEMLRHQSSTVQEGERNNSVALGTGGGEGTLGRPPKNLYPTLQSKDNRLGNLQHNFIHTKGSSPKHTATIERAPRMNNVQLATGGTLKPSKHTNAMKPQPSFHHSLHNLAQLPPSYEAAMKPEMNRYSSLKRLEKGGLEDYSGYCTTKRRPNNAPPSFHSSQHHLPWGGDYTMGGRGTLPTHATRPRIPHPQSAPSHTPNPYPLDPPETKQNQNYDTLSKPPRRVKSTDQLLALGDGNTLSRLSKNQQHQYYKAMASASKNSNNQNTLQKSKDRLLMSPDHLEEIEYGEVGSGMGMGISEYPAGGGGGMVPTLPRVSHQKAQSQQNVCATPSLDRHHMIKMNSHPTSGREQERNSAAMSGHLGGGGVGGVGWGDMPGTGVVMGTGTLGGHSARRLAFAAKRQNTIEQLHFIPGAGGSGGVPTNQGVRTGSKTEVTV; this is encoded by the exons ATGATGCCCACCTTGAAAGCTCGAGTGTGTATAATCATTCTCTTCCTGCTGATCGCTGTCCCATTTAACGCTTCATCAGCAAGCATCCCGGGCCCCTCCAGAAATACACAGAATGGGCCCATCACCATCACTATCACCCCAACACCCAGCCCCAGATCTCGAGGTAGAGGGTTTCTGTTCCCCCTTTCTAAAAATGGTGGGAATATGCAAGAGAAGTCTATGAATCATTGGCCAAAGCAGCCAGCTGGAGCAGCAGAATTGCCCCCTAGGCCGCTGCCTCAGATAATGCTGCCAAAGAACATAACGGCCGATGCACTGAAGCCCCCTCTTAGAGCAGCACAGGTAGTTCCGCCTCCTCGCAAACTGGTGGAAGTGGATGTTTGTCGGGGTTATTATGATGTCATGGGGCAGTATGACCTCACCTTTAATTGTTCCAAGGATGACTTCATCTACTGCTGTGGGACCTGTCATTATCGATTTTGTTGTCCAGACCGGACTCGAAGGCTAGACCAGAACATCTGCCAGAACTATCATTCTCCTGTGTGGGCCAATACTGCCCCACCAGCAACCAGGCCCCCAGCACCAGCCCATCCTGATCTCAGCCGCATTGAGCAAAGCAACAACACTGTCTATGTCATTGGTGGAGTCATCTCGTTTACAGTTGCAGTGGCGGTGGCTATTAAGGTGGCATTCCACAAGGCATCACGTCAACCTAGGAACAGAGAACTCAACATGCCCAG GGCTCTAGTGGAAATGTTGCGTCACCAGTCAAGTACAGTCCAAGAGGGGGAGAGAAACAACAGTGTTGCCCTGGGAACTGGAGGAGGAGAGGGGACACTTGGAAGACCCCCCAAAAACCTCTATCCCACACTACAGAGTAAAGATAACCGAT TGGGGAATCTACAGCATAATTTCATCCATACCAAAGGCTCCAGCCCCAAACATACAGCCACCATTG AGCGTGCACCACGTATGAACAACGTGCAGCTGGCCACCGGTGGCACACTGAAGCCAAGTAAGCATACTAACGCCATGAAGCCCCAGCCTTCCTTCCATCACTCCCTACACAACCTGGCTCAGCTGCCGCCCTCTTATGAAGCCGCCATGAAGCCTGAGATGAACAGATACTCCTCTCTAAAGCGTCTGG AAAAAGGAGGATTGGAGGATTATTCAGGTTACTGTACCACGAAAAGGAGGCCCAACAATGCCCCTCCATCCTTCCATTCCTCCCAGCATCATCTTCCCTGGGGTGGTGACTACACAATGGGGGGACGAGGCACACTTCCCACCCATGCCACTCGCCCTCGAATACCTCATCCACAGTCTGCCCCAAGCCACACCCCCAATCCTTACCCTCTGGATCCACCAGAGACAAAGCAAAACCAGAATTATGATACACTTTCCAAACCACCGCGCCGTGTTAAGTCAACTGACCAGCTCCTTGCACTCGGTGATGGCAACACATTATCAAGGCTCTCCAAGAACCAACAGCACCAATACTACAAAGCCATGGCCAGTGCATCAAAGAACTCCAATAACCAGAACACCCTGCAGAAGTCCAAGGACAGGCTGCTAATGTCACCGGATCATCTAGAGGAGATCGAATATGGTGAAGTTGGAAGTGGGATGGGTATGGGAATAAGTGAATACCCTGCAGGAGGGGGAGGTGGGATGGTGCCCACCCTGCCCCGCGTGAGCCACCAGAAAGCTCAATCACAGCAGAATGTTTGTGCGACACCGTCACTTGACCGTCATCACATGATAAAGATGAACTCGCACCCAACATCGGGGCGAGAGCAGGAGCGAAATTCAGCAGCAATGTCGGGTCACCTGGGAGGAGGTGGGGTTGGAGGAGTGGGATGGGGCGATATGCCAGGAACAGGGGTTGTCATGGGAACAGGAACTCTTGGTGGACACAGTGCCAGGAGGCTTGCATTTGCAGCAAAAAGGCAAAACACCATTGAACAACTTCACTTCATCCCGGGTGCAGGGGGGAGTGGAGGAGTGCCGACAAACCAAGGGGTTAGAACAGGAAGCAAGACTGAGGTTACTGTGTGA
- the LOC127656179 gene encoding zinc finger protein 865-like, whose translation MFQFGKYNVDIIEMLSGHQAHQFKGLGLDRQLQHQQQVQLHQHQIQQQQQGETSGAILSGLGLGPLQGSRSSAFSDSASIFAKMSAPPPPLQQQSLSSSSQSLRKSSKMSGSSSSSGSHVSGYPQFLRSFHPTEAALAQEQLHSVGRFDHFASSSGSGGTAGGIGGLVSSVPPPPPLHPCLSVPHASPGAPSSSSSPVSTSNNPPSSSTVTTLGHQLAGSQSDARSLHQQFSCMLAANQYFLSGVPANSSLEQFLVQQGSHNHLSIGLGQAAGETSSALAPPPALHSSHTHGHSTTLSQPQQPPPQQQQLPPHTLSHPHPHHPLHSSQPSSLGSFDFQGIPVLSSNQLASLMQQEAGLPLPLPLHLSLSKEEGKGDSATGGGASGGRRKKAMAGYLPQRKPESSSTSSTNPNTHSSTSGGHNQDNTPGLDGSESVDLSGIGGDPPSHLTSSSSVALSSSSASCTSAPVLVTNGSKTDNHGSMPPQSQPEQRALYHCGECGKTFTHLSSLRRHLRSHELTTAGTSGTRSNIVNPVLHPADPSIPHSTQDDSATSSCASPDKTFQCSECGKGFKKKGHLLQHGVIHSGARPYSCTTCSRAFNRRESLTRHEKIHEEKPFRCPACGRCFRESTSLLNHAASGTCGKSGRAPRSKHESNIVECKSNKSGGPHDGIATNAVGSYRSDDFSDDYKDQRSQGNMYSETSSCGGGSMTGPALRKAPLAPTLHPHLQSQNQQQHHHQQPHLPLSSLLDDSEDDVTSSVNNAISAITAAAANCMSGDLTHSGGRGDDRRDIIGGLLGGLGLGPLGSPSGPSSTSGIDKSYRGSANQSAVALNQQPNQQPGGKPKRPRKPRKKKEPGVVCFEATKRRQSSHRPVGPSGDVRPYLCSVCGRGFARRETLRRHDRIHTGEKSHHCSVCGKYFREAFHLSKHHTVHSGEKNFKCILCGKDFGYAQSLKRHGKLHQKGELEEVPTTPSGGNLNCYPSSGGSLIQGGQGSSTSFYSYTQDIKPQTSNPQPPPRLYTCAICWKSFRHHFHLTAHHQTVHEGGGEKLFSCEVCGKAFAYSNSLTRHRLSQHGLTRTGQVVAQRSTSEDNSVGGSISESEAATNALLQLAPPSGTHGEQQSHVGVLHTQEPPPQPQAGYSSLFYVPDSNALHPSSSNASTYSHSLSSSSSVPLLCNHQHQHAGVKGEPIYQTGHGHTFNPNVPVHSLALPPLQPHQQHHNSQQHLNEIQSTHHQTFQSQEELRRRKKKKKRLEERGEIGYNWMPARVEREHVELSLGERQKNESGKLLRRSRAIRRRQHKIKKHMAVLVRIRQGSAMYELGLPGGLKLNRLRSLKVPLKRRSCPLCLGATFSQQAALKVHIAARHCPRVSGLQQRLRCPVCGKQSHKFLSALIHRSSHLANRAFSCKHCACRFWNAMLLTRHKKVCRGTLASFRRERALCVKLVMGSTYRKFECKGNSSALPMEYNQSLS comes from the exons ATGTTCCAGTTTGGAAAATACAATGTGGACATCATAGAGATGCTGAGTGGACACCAGGCCCATCAGTTCAAAGGTCTTGGATTAGATCGACAACTTCAACACCAACAGCAAGTGCAACTTCACCAACACCAGATACAGCAACAGCAGCAAGGTGAGACATCTGGGGCAATTTTGTCTGGACTTGGATTAGGCCCATTACAAGGATCTAGAAGCAGTGCCTTTTCAGACTCTGCATCAATTTTTGCAAAAATGAGTGCACCTCCTCCACCTCTACAGCAGCAGTCCCTGTCTTCATCCTCTCAAAGTTTGAGGAAATCAAGCAAAATGTCTGGAAGCAGTAGCAGCAGTGGAAGTCATGTAAGTGGATATCCTCAGTTTTTACGTTCATTTCATCCAACTGAGGCAGCCCTTGCACAAGAGCAGTTGCATTCAGTAGGGCGATTTGATCATTTTGCCAGCAGTAGTGGAAGTGGAGGAACTGCAGGGGGAATTGGAGGACTGGTTTCATCTGTTCCACCACCACCCCCATTGCATCCTTGCCTATCAGTACCACATGCATCCCCTGGGGCACCATCTTCCTCTTCATCTCCTGTTTCAACCTCCAATAACCCTCCCAGCAGTAGCACAGTAACTACTTTGGGTCATCAGTTGGCAGGATCTCAGTCTGATGCCCGAAGCCTACATCAGCAGTTTAGCTGCATGTTAGCAGCAAATCAGTATTTTCTTTCTGGAGTACCAGCCAATTCCAGTCTAGAACAATTTTTAGTACAGCAAGGCAGTCACAACCATCTTAGTATTGGCCTGGGCCAAGCTGCAGGAGAAACAAGTTCAGCTCTTGCTCCACCCCCCGCTCTTCATTCGTCACACACTCATGGTCACTCAACCACTTTATCACAGCCACAACAGCCACCACCACAACAGCAGCAACTGCCACCTCACACTTTGTCTCACCCACATCCACACCACCCACTGCACTCCTCCCAGCCCTCTTCACTTGGAAGTTTTGACTTTCAAGGAATCCCAGTGCTTTCCTCAAACCAGCTAGCATCACTAATGCAACAGGAAGCTGGTTTACCACTTCCTCTTCCTCTACATCTGTCTTTATCCAAGGAGGAGGGAAAGGGTGATAGTGCTACTGGAGGAGGTGCAAGTGGTGGTAGGAGAAAGAAAGCCATGGCTGGCTACCTGCCACAAAGAAAGCCTGAGAGCAGTAGCACCAGTTCTACAAACCCTAACACCCACAGTAGCACTTCAGGGGGACATAACCAGGATAATACTCCAGGCTTGGATGGAAGTGAGAGTGTTGATTTGTCAGGTATTGGTGGAGACCCACCCTCCCACCTAACATCCTCCTCTTCTGTTGCTTTATCATCTTCCTCAGCATCTTGTACATCAGCACCAGTCTTGGTGACAAATGGCTCTAAAACAGACAATCATGGTTCCATGCCACCTCAATCACAGCCTGAACAACGAGCTCTTTATCATTGTGGTGAGTGTGGCAAAACTTTCACACATCTCTCTAGTTTGCGCAGGCACCTACGCAGTCATGAATTAACCACAGCTGGCACAAGTGGCACGAGAAGTAACATTGTAAACCCTGTTCTGCATCCTGCTGATCCAAGTATTCCCCACTCTACTCAAGATGATTCAGCAACATCTTCATGTGCCAGTCCTGACAAGACTTTTCAATGTTCTGAGTGTGGCAAAGGTTTCAAGAAAAAGGGGCACCTCCTTCAACATGGTGTCATCCACTCTGGGGCACGGCCCTATTCCTGCACTACTTGTAGTCGTGCTTTCAATCGTCGTGAGTCACTCACCCGCCATGAAAAGATCCATGAAGAAAAACCATTCCGTTGTCCAGCTTGTGGACGCTGTTTTCGGGAAAGTACGTCCCTGTTGAACCATGCAGCCTCAGGAACATGTGGCAAGTCAGGACGTGCACCAAGGTCTAAGCATGAAAGTAATATAGTTGAATGCAAGAGCAATAAATCAGGGGGCCCCCATGATGGAATAGCAACTAATGCAGTGG GTTCTTACCGGAGTGATGATTTCAGTGATGACTACAAGGACCAGCGCTCTCAAGGTAACATGTATTCTGAAACATCCTCATGTGGTGGTGGCAGCATGACAGGGCCTGCACTTAGGAAGGCACCATTAGCTCCTACTCTGCATCCACACCTACAAAGCCAAAACCAGCAACAGCATCATCATCAACAGCCACATCTCCCCCTTTCATCTCTGTTAGATGATTCAGAAGATGATGTCACTAGCTCTGTAAACAATGCCATTTCTGCCAtcactgctgctgctgcaaaTTGTATGAGTGGTGATCTTACCCATAGTGGAGGTAGAGGGGATGATCGAAGGGATATTATTGGTGGATTACTTGGAGGTCTAGGTCTAGGGCCCCTTGGCTCACCTAGTGGTCCATCTTCCACATCTGGTATTGACAAGTCCTACAGAGGTAGTGCTAACCAGAGTGCAGTGGCCCTCAACCAGCAACCAAATCAGCAACCTGGCGGAAAGCCCAAGCGCCCTCGTAAACCCCGCAAAAAGAAAGAACCCGGTGTAGTTTGTTTTGAGGCTACAAAAAGAAGACAGTCTTCTCACAGACCAGTTGGGCCTAGTGGGGATGTTAGACCATATTTGTGCAGTGTTTGTGGTcgaggttttgccagaagagagACCTTGCGGAGGCATGACAGAATACACACTGGAGAAAAGTCTCACCACTGTTCTGTGTGTGGCAAGTACTTCAGAGAGGCATTTCATCTAAGCAAGCACCACACAGTGCATTCTGGAGAGAAAAACTTCAAATGCATTCTGTGTGGAAAGGATTTTGGATACGCTCAGAGCCTTAAAAGACATGGCAAGCTACACCAGAAAGGAGAACTGGAAGAAGTCCCAACAACACCAAGTGGGGGAAATCTTAACTGCTATCCATCCAGTGGTGGCAGTTTGATACAGGGGGGTCAAGGCAGCTCTACTTCATTCTATTCGTACACTCAAGACATCAAACCACAGACATCAAATCCTCAGCCCCCTCCTAGACTGTACACATGTGCTATATGCTGGAAATCGTTCCGCCATCACTTTCACTTGACTGCACATCACCAAACAGTTCACGAGGGTGGTGGTGAAAAGCTGTTTTCTTgtgaagtctgtgggaaggcttTTGCATACTCTAACAGCCTTACAAGACACAGGCTTTCTCAGCATGGCTTAACCCGAACTGGCCAGGTAGTAGCTCAGAGGAGCACAAGTGAAGATAACAGTGTTGGTGGTTCGATATCTGAAAGTGAAGCTGCTACCAATGCTTTGCTTCAGCTTGCACCACCAAGTGGCACACATGGCGAACAACAGTCTCATGTTGGTGTCCTTCATACCCAGGAGCCTCCTCCTCAACCACAAGCAGGCTACTCCTCTCTCTTCTATGTACCTGATTCCAATGCATTACACCCGTCTTCATCCAATGCCTCCACTTATTCTCATTCTCTGTCCTCAAGTTCCTCAGTGCCTCTTCTTTGTAACCATCAGCATCAACATGCTGGTGTAAAGGGTGAGCCCATTTACCAAACAGGTCATGGACATACTTTTAATCCGAACGTACCTGTACATTCCCTTGCCTTGCCTCCATTACAGCCACATCAGCAGCACCATAACTCCCAGCAACATTTAAATGAGATTCAGTCTACACACCACCAGACTTTTCAAAGCCAAGAGGAGCTGAGGAgacggaagaaaaaaaaaaaaagactagaaGAGAGAGGGGAGATAGGCTACAATTGGATGCCAGCAAGAGTGGAGAGAGAACATGTGGAACTCTCACTTGGGGAAAGGCAGAAAAATGAGAGTGGGAAACTACTAAGGAGAAGTAGAGCAATACGTAGAAGGCAACATAAAATTAAGAAGCACATGGCTGTGCTTGTGAGAATTAGACAAGGAAGTGCCATGTATGAACTGGGCCTTCCAGGTGGACTGAAGCTTAACAGGCTGCGTTCTCTCAAAGTTCCTCTGAAACGGAGATCCTGTCCTCTGTGCCTTGGAGCTACCTTCTCACAGCAGGCAGCACTTAAGGTTCATATAGCAGCTAGACACTGTCCCAGAGTTAGTGGCCTTCAGCAGCGTTTGAGATGTCCAGTTTGTGGAAAACAGTCTCACAAGTTCCTCTCTGCCCTGATTCACAGAAGCTCCCATTTAGCTAACAGAGCATTTTCTTGTAAACATTGTGCCTGTCGTTTCTGGAATGCAATGCTCCTCACAAGGCACAAGAAGGTGTGTCGAGGTACGCTGGCTAGTTTTCGACGAGAGAGGGCTCTTTGTGTGAAATTAGTGATGGGATCAACATACAGGAAGTTTGAGTGTAAAGGGAACTCTTCAGCCCTGCCTATGGAATACAATCAGTCTCTGTCATAA